The Pseudoxanthomonas sp. CF385 region TTCAACATCATGGCCCGCTTCGCGGTGAAGCGCGATCTCGTGCAGGCCACCGTCACGCCCGGCAACGGCACCAGCAGCATCACCCTGATGGTCGGCCCCGAAGCGAGCGCATGGCTGGACCTGTTCGTGCTCGACGATGGCGTCAACGTGGAGAACGCCGAGGCCGTGACCCGCGCCATCACCCGCCGCGTCGCCGACCAGCGCCGGCAGGAGCAGGCCGACGTCGTGAAGACCGTCAGCGAGAAGGAGCTGACCGTGGCGCGCCTGAACCTGCTCAACGCGCAGGTCGAGCCGCACTTCCTCTACAACACGCTGGCCAGCGCGCAGGTGCTGACCCGCACCGATCCGCCGCGCGCCGACATCATGCTCGGCCACCTGATCCAGTACCTGCGCAGCTCGCTGCCGCGCACCGACGACGCGCTGTCCACCCTGGGCGAGGAACTGGAACTCACCCAAGCCTACCTGGAGATCCTGAAGATCCGCATGGGCTCGCGGCTCAACCTGCAGGTCGAGGTGCCGGAGGCGCTGAAATCCGTGCCGATGCCGTCGATGATGCTGCAGACGCTGGTCGAGAACGCGATCAAGCACGGCCTCGAACCCAAGACCGGCGGCGGCACGATCTGGATCCTCGCCCGCAAGCACGACGACCACGCCACGCTCACCGTCGCCGACGACGGCCAGGGTTTCGGCGGCCAGAGCACCGGCACCGGCATCGGCCTGAAGAACCTGCGCGAGCGCCTGCGCCTGACGTTCGGCAACGACGCCTCGTTCGCCATCGTCTCCAACTTCCCCAGTGGCGTCGCCGCCACGCTGACGCTGCCGCTGGACGGCAAGGCAGGTGCCGCATGAACTTCCGGGGCGTGATCGCCGAAGACGAGGAGCTGCTGCGCACCGCCCTGTCCTCGCTGCTGAAGGAGGCCTGGCCGCAGCTGGAGATCGTGGCCGAATGCGAGGACGGCGCCAGTGCGCTGGAATCGATCGCCGAGATGCAGCCGGACGTGGCCTTCCTCGACATCCGCATGCCCGGCCTGACGGGCATCGAGGTCGCCCGCGGCCTGGCCGATGCCAGCCCGCGCACGCAGGTGGTGTTCGTCACCGCGTACGACCAGTACGCCATCGACGCGTTCGAACAAGGCGCGATCGATTACCTGCTGAAGCCGATCACCCGCGAACGGTTGCTGGCCACCGTGCAGCGCATCCAGGCACGCGCGGCGGCGGGGCATCCGGATGGCGCCACCCTGGACGCGTTGCTGCGCCATCTGTCGGCGCGCCAGGCCGCACCGTCCAAGCCGCCGCTGGTGTGGATCACCGCCAGCGCGGGCAAGGACACCAAGCTGATCATGGTGGACGACGTGGCCTACTTCCAGGCCGACAACAAGTACACCACGGTGATGACGGCCGAAGGCGAATCGCTGTTGCGCACGCCGCTGCGCGAACTGCTGGATTCGCTGGACGCCACCACCTTCAAGCAGATCCACCGCTCCACCATCGTCAACATGAAGGCCGTGGCCTCGGTCAGCCGCGACGACACCGGCCGCGGCCGGCTGAAGCTGAAGACCCGTCCGGAGACGCTGACCGTCAGTCAGCCCTTCATGAGCCTGTTCCGCAACATGTAGCGCCGACGTAAACCCTGCCGCCCCGTGCGGCATCCAACGTGGCATCACCGGCATGGCGCCTGCGCGCCGTGGTGGGCATGCCCTTGCCGAATGGAAACCGAGGAACCGCCATGCGCATCATCACGTCCCTGATGTCCTGCCTGCTGGCCCTGGCAGGATGCAACGAGAAATCCAGCGTCACCACCATCCACCACAGCAGCGCGAACGGCGTGGATACGCTCTTCAGCAAGACCACGCAGCGCGATGGCGTGGCGACGTTCGAGTGCTTCGCCAGCGAGAGCGGGCAGTGTCACTACCGCGTCTACACCGAACGCTGCCCCGCGCCCGCCGCGGACGAGAACCCCGCTGCCTGCGCGCGTACGCCGCTGGAGGATTTCACGCTCGCCCCGGGCAAGACGCATGAGATCCGTGGACTGCCGGCGGGGTACCGCGAATGCGTCGGCACCCTGGCGAATGCCGGCTGCGGGTAACGAAAGCGGCGTCAGCCGCCGCAGTGCGCGCCTTCCAGCGACTTGCCGCCGCAGGCCAGGCATTTGCGGTACTTCTGCCGCTGCCGGTTGTAGCGCACGCGCGACATCATGCCGCCGCAGGCGCAGCGCAGCTCCCGGCCGCGCGCCCAGCGGTAGAGCCGCCAGGTCGAATGCAGCGCCCAGGCCGTGCCCAGCAGGATGGCGAGCAGGAACGCGAGTGAGGCCAGCCGCTGCGGGGTGATGTCGCCCAACGCACGCCCGCTGCGGGTGACCGCTTCGGCCGTGGCGAGGCCGCCCACGGCGATCACCGCCGCCGGCACGTACATGCGCACGACCATCTTCGAAATGCGGTTCATGGGTAGCGACACGTGCCCGGGAAGATGCCGCCAGCGTCGCCCGACGCCCGGCCTCCGTCAATCACGCCAACGGGGGAGCGCGGGGCCTAGCTGGTGATGGTCTGGGTCAGCGCCTGCCAGGTCGGCGGCTCGGGCCAATCGGGATCCTGGTTGCCGTCGATCACCCGGCGCAGGTCGCGGCGATCGATCTGGGGTGCCAGCGCGCGCACCAGGTCCAGCGCGTAGTCGCGCAGCACGCGTTCGCGCGGCAGCACCGCCCAGGCGATGCACTCCTTCACTTCCGCCGGCGCCGCCCACGCGCGCAGGTCGGTGTCCGCCGCGCTCACCGCCATCTCCGCCAGCAGGCCCACGCCGAGACCGGCACGCACGTAGGTCTTGATCAGGTCCGCGTCGAGCGCCGTGAGGGCGATGTTCGGTTCCAGCCCGACCTTGGCGAAGGCGCGCTGCAGCGACGAGCCGGGACGGGTCGAAGACTCGTAACTGATCAGCGGCTGGCCGGCGAGATCAGCCATGCCCGGCACGCCGCCGGCCTGTTCCAGCGCATGCCCGCGCGGCACCAGCACCAGGCGACGCCACCGGTACAGCGGCACGGCGATGCCGGCCTGCGGCTGGTCGCCCGCGGTGCTGACCACCGCCATGTCCGCGTCGCCCTGGGTCAGCAGGTCGAGCGCGGTGCTTTCCGGCGCCTGCTGCAGGTGGACGCTGACCTGCGGATAGTCGCGCTTGATCTGGGCGATGGCCGGCGGCAACACGAAGCGCGCCTGGGTGTGCGTGGTCACCAGCACCAGCTGGCCCTGGCTCTCGCGGCGCTGGTTGGCGGCGTAGGTACGGATGTTGTTGGCTTCGGCCAGCACCAGGCGCGAGCGCTCGATCACTTCCTGGCCGGCCGGGGTGATGCTTTCCAGGCTGCGGCCCTTGCGGACGAACAGCAGGAAACCGAGTTCGTCCTCCAGCTGCTTGAGCTGCTTGGACAGGCCCGGCTGGGTGGCATGCACGCGCGCCGCCGCCAGCGTGATGTTCAGGTCGGCATCGGCGATCGCCACCAGGTAGCGGAGTTGGGTCAGCGTCATCGGCGTGGGGAGCGTGAAGGGCCCACCGGAGGGGGCCTTGGAATGTAGAGGATTTCGTCGGACCGTAGCCGGCACTGCTTATAACTGCAAGGCATATGGTTTTGGTGGGATGTCATTTCCGGCGGCTATGACCGGGCAGTACGGTCATCAGCCCGCCCCTGCCCGCCGACCCCGTGAGCGCTCCGCTGTTTCCCCTGTTCGCCGATCTGCAAGGCCGCCGGGTACTGGTCGTGGGCGGCGGCGCGGTCGCCGAGCGCAAGACCGACGCCCTGCTCCG contains the following coding sequences:
- a CDS encoding LysR family transcriptional regulator; amino-acid sequence: MTLTQLRYLVAIADADLNITLAAARVHATQPGLSKQLKQLEDELGFLLFVRKGRSLESITPAGQEVIERSRLVLAEANNIRTYAANQRRESQGQLVLVTTHTQARFVLPPAIAQIKRDYPQVSVHLQQAPESTALDLLTQGDADMAVVSTAGDQPQAGIAVPLYRWRRLVLVPRGHALEQAGGVPGMADLAGQPLISYESSTRPGSSLQRAFAKVGLEPNIALTALDADLIKTYVRAGLGVGLLAEMAVSAADTDLRAWAAPAEVKECIAWAVLPRERVLRDYALDLVRALAPQIDRRDLRRVIDGNQDPDWPEPPTWQALTQTITS
- a CDS encoding histidine kinase, which encodes MFPSLLLIIRILIAWFVAILMAGLVWNGLFDHTFLSGTASWLFNLAATLVMISVLIGLISHLRRIWLITGRLDSATLSSRQRRQIEVPLDTAAAFALTEGALRELPRAEDVESAPDSLQVRVKVRRADSFDGPSQPSRFNIMARFAVKRDLVQATVTPGNGTSSITLMVGPEASAWLDLFVLDDGVNVENAEAVTRAITRRVADQRRQEQADVVKTVSEKELTVARLNLLNAQVEPHFLYNTLASAQVLTRTDPPRADIMLGHLIQYLRSSLPRTDDALSTLGEELELTQAYLEILKIRMGSRLNLQVEVPEALKSVPMPSMMLQTLVENAIKHGLEPKTGGGTIWILARKHDDHATLTVADDGQGFGGQSTGTGIGLKNLRERLRLTFGNDASFAIVSNFPSGVAATLTLPLDGKAGAA
- a CDS encoding LytTR family DNA-binding domain-containing protein: MNFRGVIAEDEELLRTALSSLLKEAWPQLEIVAECEDGASALESIAEMQPDVAFLDIRMPGLTGIEVARGLADASPRTQVVFVTAYDQYAIDAFEQGAIDYLLKPITRERLLATVQRIQARAAAGHPDGATLDALLRHLSARQAAPSKPPLVWITASAGKDTKLIMVDDVAYFQADNKYTTVMTAEGESLLRTPLRELLDSLDATTFKQIHRSTIVNMKAVASVSRDDTGRGRLKLKTRPETLTVSQPFMSLFRNM